A single region of the Streptomyces sp. NBC_01262 genome encodes:
- the ligA gene encoding NAD-dependent DNA ligase LigA yields the protein MEIPAEVREQHGRLAEEVEEHRFRYYVNDAPVVSDADFDRLLRELEALEERYPELRTPDSPTQKVAGAYETGFASVEHRERMLSLDNAFDEEELDAWAERLVAELDGIPYHFLCELKVDGLAVNLTYEHGRLTRAATRGDGRTGEDITPNVRTIAEIPDRLAGERIPELVEIRGEVYFPMEKFEELNARLVEAGDKPFANPRNAAAGSLRQKDPRVTASRPLHMVVHGIGARQGFEIERQSQAYELLREWGLPTTSYARVVDTIAGVKEVIAYYGEHRHDVEHEIDGIVVKVDEIPLQGRLGSTARAPRWAIAWKYAPEEVNTKLVGIRVGVGRTGRVTPYAVVEPVKVAGSEVEFATLHNQDVVKAKGVLIGDTVVLRKAGDVIPEILGPVVDLRDGTEREFVMPAECPECGTGLRPMKEGDIDLRCPNARSCPAQLRERVFYLAGRKCLDIENFGYVAAAALTRPLEPSEPALLDEGDLFDLKVEDLLPIRAYVLDQDTGLPKNDPKTGEPKIATVFANQQGEPKKNTLAMLDNIAAARERPLARIITGLSIRHVGPVAAEALAREFRDLDRIKDAAEEELAAVEGVGPTIAASLKQWFAEDWHLEIIEKWRRAGVKFTEEGSQEGPRPLEGLTVVVTGTLATYTRDGAKEALGSRGAKVTGSVSKKTGFVVVGDNPGSKYDKAIQLKVPVLDEAGFAVLLEQGADAAREVAVNPAEPEEQSEEKPQEKPQEEPGAAG from the coding sequence GTGGAGATTCCTGCCGAGGTACGCGAGCAGCACGGCCGGCTGGCCGAAGAGGTCGAGGAGCACCGCTTCCGCTACTACGTCAACGACGCGCCCGTCGTCAGCGACGCGGACTTCGACCGGCTGCTGCGCGAGCTGGAGGCCCTGGAGGAGCGGTATCCGGAGCTGCGCACGCCGGATTCGCCCACCCAGAAGGTCGCGGGCGCGTACGAGACCGGCTTCGCCTCCGTCGAGCACCGCGAGCGCATGCTCTCCCTGGACAACGCCTTCGACGAGGAGGAACTGGACGCCTGGGCGGAGCGCCTGGTCGCTGAACTCGACGGCATTCCCTACCACTTCCTCTGTGAACTCAAGGTGGACGGCCTCGCCGTCAACCTCACGTACGAGCACGGGCGGCTGACCAGAGCCGCCACCCGGGGCGACGGCCGCACGGGCGAGGACATCACGCCCAACGTCCGTACGATCGCCGAGATCCCGGACCGGCTGGCGGGGGAGCGGATCCCGGAGCTGGTCGAGATCCGCGGCGAGGTCTACTTCCCGATGGAGAAGTTCGAGGAGCTCAACGCCCGCCTGGTCGAGGCCGGCGACAAGCCCTTCGCCAACCCGCGCAACGCGGCGGCGGGCTCGCTGCGCCAGAAGGACCCGCGGGTCACCGCCTCCCGGCCGCTCCACATGGTCGTGCACGGCATCGGCGCCCGGCAGGGCTTCGAGATCGAGCGACAGTCGCAGGCATACGAACTGCTGCGTGAATGGGGCCTGCCGACCACCAGCTACGCCCGGGTCGTCGACACGATCGCCGGGGTCAAGGAGGTCATCGCCTACTACGGCGAGCACCGCCACGACGTCGAGCACGAGATCGACGGCATCGTCGTCAAGGTCGACGAGATCCCGCTCCAGGGGCGGCTGGGCTCCACGGCGCGCGCCCCGCGCTGGGCGATCGCCTGGAAGTACGCCCCGGAGGAGGTCAACACCAAGCTCGTCGGGATCCGCGTCGGCGTCGGGCGCACCGGCCGGGTCACGCCGTACGCGGTGGTGGAGCCGGTGAAGGTGGCAGGCTCGGAGGTCGAGTTCGCGACCCTGCACAACCAGGACGTGGTCAAGGCCAAGGGCGTGCTCATCGGCGACACGGTGGTGCTGCGCAAGGCAGGCGATGTCATCCCGGAGATCCTCGGCCCGGTAGTGGACCTGCGGGACGGCACCGAGCGCGAGTTCGTGATGCCCGCCGAGTGCCCGGAGTGCGGCACGGGGCTACGGCCCATGAAGGAGGGGGACATCGACCTGCGATGCCCCAACGCCCGCTCGTGCCCCGCCCAGTTGCGTGAACGGGTCTTCTATCTCGCCGGCCGCAAGTGCCTGGACATCGAGAACTTCGGCTATGTCGCGGCCGCCGCGCTCACCAGGCCCCTGGAGCCCTCCGAGCCGGCGCTGCTCGACGAGGGCGACCTGTTCGACCTCAAGGTCGAGGACCTGCTCCCCATCAGGGCGTACGTGCTCGACCAGGACACCGGGCTGCCCAAGAACGACCCGAAGACGGGTGAGCCGAAGATCGCCACGGTCTTCGCCAACCAGCAGGGTGAGCCCAAGAAGAACACCCTGGCCATGCTGGACAACATCGCCGCCGCCAGGGAGAGGCCGCTGGCCCGGATCATCACCGGGCTCTCCATCCGTCACGTCGGACCGGTCGCGGCGGAGGCGCTGGCCCGCGAGTTCCGCGACCTGGACCGGATCAAGGACGCGGCCGAGGAGGAGCTGGCGGCGGTCGAGGGCGTCGGCCCGACCATCGCGGCCTCGCTGAAGCAGTGGTTCGCCGAGGACTGGCACCTGGAGATCATCGAGAAGTGGCGACGCGCCGGGGTGAAGTTCACCGAGGAGGGCTCGCAGGAGGGGCCGCGCCCGCTCGAAGGGCTCACCGTCGTCGTCACCGGCACCCTGGCGACGTACACCCGTGACGGGGCGAAGGAGGCACTGGGCAGCCGCGGGGCGAAGGTCACCGGCTCGGTGTCGAAGAAGACCGGCTTCGTGGTGGTCGGGGACAACCCCGGATCCAAGTACGACAAGGCCATCCAGCTCAAGGTGCCGGTCCTGGACGAGGCCGGCTTCGCCGTACTGCTCGAACAGGGTGCCGACGCGGCCCGGGAGGTCGCGGTGAATCCGGCGGAGCCGGAGGAACAATCCGAGGAGAAGCCGCAGGAGAAGCCGCAGGAGGAGCCGGGCGCTGCCGGGTGA
- the mnmA gene encoding tRNA 2-thiouridine(34) synthase MnmA: MTDSPSAPRRLRVLAAMSGGVDSAVAAARAAEAGHDVTGVHLALSANPKSFRTGARGCCTIEDSHDARRAADVIGIPFYVWDLADRFREDVVEDFVAEYEAGRTPNPCLRCNEKIKFAALLDKALALGFDAVCTGHYATIVTAADGSRELHRASDAAKDQSYVLGVLDERQLAHALFPLGDTLTTKGEIREEAAARGLSVAKKPDSHDICFIADGDTQGFLAKHLGTAEGDILDQDGARLGSHTGAYGFTVGQRKGLRIGTPAADGKPRYVLDISPVDNTVTVGPADALDVTALTAIRPRWCGAPPVGPGTYTAQLRAHGEDVPVTAELAGEGELRVRFTGEPVRGVAPGQAVVLYDGTRVVGSATIATTERRTPASATLDAR, encoded by the coding sequence ATGACTGACTCTCCCAGCGCCCCCCGCCGCCTTCGCGTGCTCGCCGCCATGTCCGGCGGCGTGGACTCCGCCGTCGCCGCCGCCCGCGCCGCCGAGGCCGGCCATGACGTGACCGGCGTCCATCTCGCGCTGTCCGCGAACCCCAAGTCCTTCCGGACCGGCGCGCGCGGCTGTTGCACGATCGAGGACAGCCACGACGCCCGGCGGGCCGCCGACGTGATCGGGATCCCCTTCTACGTCTGGGACCTGGCCGACCGCTTCCGCGAGGACGTGGTCGAGGACTTCGTGGCCGAGTACGAGGCCGGGCGGACCCCGAACCCGTGCCTGCGCTGCAACGAGAAGATCAAGTTCGCCGCGCTCCTGGACAAGGCGCTGGCGCTGGGCTTCGACGCCGTCTGCACCGGCCACTACGCCACCATCGTCACCGCCGCCGACGGCAGCCGGGAGCTGCACCGGGCCTCCGACGCCGCCAAGGACCAGTCGTACGTCCTCGGGGTGCTGGACGAGCGCCAGCTCGCGCACGCCCTGTTCCCGCTGGGCGACACCCTCACCACCAAGGGCGAGATCCGCGAGGAGGCCGCCGCCCGCGGCCTGTCGGTCGCCAAGAAGCCCGACAGCCACGACATCTGCTTCATCGCCGACGGCGACACCCAGGGCTTCCTCGCCAAGCACCTCGGCACCGCCGAGGGCGACATCCTCGACCAGGACGGCGCCCGGCTCGGCAGCCACACCGGCGCCTACGGCTTCACCGTCGGCCAGCGCAAGGGCCTGCGCATCGGCACCCCCGCCGCCGACGGCAAGCCGCGCTACGTCCTGGACATCTCGCCGGTCGACAACACCGTCACCGTCGGCCCGGCCGACGCCCTCGACGTCACCGCCCTGACCGCCATCCGCCCCCGCTGGTGCGGCGCCCCGCCCGTGGGCCCCGGCACGTACACCGCCCAGCTGCGCGCCCACGGCGAGGACGTCCCGGTCACGGCCGAGTTGGCCGGGGAAGGCGAGCTGCGGGTCCGCTTCACCGGGGAGCCGGTGCGCGGGGTCGCCCCCGGCCAGGCGGTCGTGCTCTACGACGGCACCCGGGTCGTCGGCTCGGCGACGATCGCGACGACCGAGCGGCGTACGCCGGCTTCAGCGACTCTCGACGCGAGGTGA
- a CDS encoding MFS transporter, translated as MSTETSSISTDKAPAAGTPGSGLPLGTLIAGCFAVCLAQIALAMPATLNGLFQEDLHPIGSQLTWISDAFLLPVTVLELTFGVLGDLFGRKRLLVGGSALLVLGELVAAVAGGVHQLWIGQVIAGLGAAALFPTSLAVIAAGTHTARDRARTITIWAAALSSGGFIAPVLGGVTGNYGSWRVAFYVVAGLALLSTVISQLYAHNSSAPEGRSLDLAGQITVGIGLFALLYAVIQGPTDGWTATPVVIAYVVAAVFIALFIAAENRAASPLLRLDLFRNRAFAVASVVAVVGMFSYLGTAYATSIRLGPIQHQSPLRSSVAFILLNSWTLLLMPFISRILEKVSARWVLGGGLALMGIGDFIAATLPVGDRALTSLILPLALVGVGFALTVSSITVTAVNTVPVHYAGMASASTSLLRDFGFTLGPAVIGAIALSRAASEFTAKLASSDLAAQSKAAAAQVAAEGGPLAVNSVPAASPPGAASPFALEALGHGYSIGFVVCGVAAMVSCLLALVALRGGSAESVA; from the coding sequence GTGTCCACAGAAACCAGCAGCATCAGCACGGACAAGGCACCAGCCGCCGGCACACCGGGCAGCGGCTTGCCGCTCGGCACCCTCATCGCGGGCTGCTTCGCCGTCTGCCTGGCCCAGATCGCCCTCGCGATGCCGGCCACCCTCAACGGCCTCTTCCAGGAGGACCTGCACCCCATCGGTTCGCAGCTCACCTGGATCTCGGACGCCTTCCTGCTCCCCGTCACCGTCCTTGAGCTGACCTTCGGCGTCCTCGGTGACCTCTTCGGCCGCAAGCGCCTGCTGGTCGGCGGCTCGGCCCTCCTCGTCCTGGGCGAGCTCGTCGCCGCCGTAGCCGGCGGCGTCCACCAGCTCTGGATCGGCCAGGTCATCGCCGGCCTCGGCGCCGCCGCCCTCTTCCCGACCTCCCTCGCCGTCATCGCCGCCGGCACCCACACCGCCCGGGACCGCGCCCGCACGATCACCATCTGGGCCGCCGCCCTGTCCAGCGGCGGCTTCATAGCCCCCGTCCTGGGCGGCGTCACCGGCAACTACGGATCCTGGCGCGTGGCCTTCTACGTGGTCGCCGGGCTGGCCCTGCTCAGCACCGTCATCAGCCAGCTCTACGCCCACAACTCCAGCGCTCCGGAAGGCCGTTCCCTCGACCTGGCCGGCCAGATCACGGTCGGCATAGGCCTGTTCGCCCTCCTCTACGCCGTCATCCAGGGCCCGACGGACGGCTGGACCGCCACCCCCGTGGTCATCGCCTACGTCGTCGCGGCCGTCTTCATCGCGCTGTTCATCGCCGCCGAGAACCGCGCCGCCTCACCGCTGCTGCGGCTGGACCTCTTCCGGAACCGCGCCTTCGCCGTCGCCTCGGTCGTCGCCGTCGTCGGCATGTTCAGCTACCTCGGTACCGCCTACGCCACCAGCATCCGGCTCGGCCCCATCCAGCACCAGAGCCCGCTGCGGTCCTCGGTCGCCTTCATCCTGCTCAACAGCTGGACCCTGCTGCTGATGCCGTTCATCTCCCGGATCCTGGAGAAGGTCAGTGCCCGCTGGGTCCTCGGCGGCGGCCTCGCCCTCATGGGCATCGGCGACTTCATCGCCGCCACCCTCCCCGTCGGCGACCGCGCCCTCACCTCGCTCATCCTGCCGCTCGCCCTGGTCGGCGTCGGCTTCGCGCTCACCGTCTCCTCGATCACGGTGACCGCCGTGAACACCGTCCCCGTCCACTACGCGGGCATGGCCAGCGCCTCCACCAGCCTGCTCCGCGACTTCGGCTTCACGCTTGGCCCGGCGGTCATCGGCGCGATCGCGCTGAGCCGCGCGGCCTCCGAATTCACCGCCAAGCTCGCCTCCTCCGACCTCGCCGCCCAGTCCAAGGCCGCCGCCGCCCAGGTCGCCGCCGAGGGCGGCCCCCTTGCCGTCAACTCCGTCCCCGCCGCCTCCCCGCCCGGAGCGGCCTCCCCCTTCGCCCTCGAAGCCCTCGGCCACGGCTACTCGATCGGCTTCGTCGTCTGCGGCGTCGCCGCCATGGTGTCCTGCCTGCTCGCCCTGGTCGCCCTGCGCGGCGGATCCGCCGAGTCGGTCGCGTAG
- a CDS encoding cysteine desulfurase family protein, whose product MAYLDHAATTPMLPEAVRAMTDLLAVTGNASALHASGRRARRSVEESRESLAAALGARPSEVVFTGGGTESDNLAVKGLYWARRDADPRRTRILVSPVEHHAVLDAVEWLAEHEGARVEWLPVDAYGRVHPEALREAVVRDPGDVALVTVMWANNEVGTILPVRELAAVAREFEIPMHADAVQAFGQAELDFAASGLDAMTVTGHKVGGPYGVGALLLRREVAPVPLLHGGGQERHVRSGTLDVPAVAGFAVAGTLAAQRREAFAREAGALRDDLVAKVRAAVPDAILNGDPSAGGRLAANAHFSFPGCDGDSLLMLLDARGIECSTGSACTAGVPQPSHVLLAMGTDPLLARGSLRFSLGHTSTQADVDALAGAIGPVAERARSAGLV is encoded by the coding sequence ATGGCCTACCTCGACCACGCCGCCACCACTCCGATGCTGCCGGAGGCGGTGCGGGCGATGACCGACCTGCTCGCCGTCACCGGCAATGCCTCCGCCCTGCACGCCTCGGGCCGCCGGGCCCGCCGCAGCGTGGAGGAGTCGCGCGAGTCGCTGGCCGCCGCGCTCGGCGCCCGGCCCAGCGAGGTCGTCTTCACCGGCGGCGGCACCGAGTCCGACAACCTCGCGGTCAAGGGCCTGTACTGGGCCCGCCGCGACGCCGACCCGCGCCGCACGCGGATCCTGGTCAGCCCGGTCGAGCACCACGCGGTCCTGGACGCCGTGGAGTGGCTGGCCGAGCACGAGGGCGCCCGGGTGGAGTGGCTGCCGGTGGACGCGTACGGGCGGGTGCACCCGGAGGCGCTGCGCGAGGCGGTCGTGCGCGACCCGGGGGATGTCGCCCTGGTGACGGTGATGTGGGCCAACAACGAGGTCGGCACCATCCTGCCGGTCCGCGAACTGGCCGCCGTGGCTCGGGAGTTCGAGATCCCGATGCACGCCGACGCGGTGCAGGCCTTCGGCCAGGCGGAGCTGGACTTCGCGGCCTCCGGGCTGGACGCGATGACGGTGACCGGCCACAAGGTCGGCGGGCCGTACGGCGTGGGGGCCCTGCTGCTGCGCCGGGAGGTCGCGCCCGTACCGCTGCTGCACGGCGGCGGCCAGGAGCGGCACGTACGCTCCGGGACGCTGGACGTGCCCGCGGTCGCCGGGTTCGCGGTGGCCGGGACGCTGGCGGCCCAGCGGCGGGAGGCCTTCGCGCGGGAGGCGGGAGCGCTGCGCGACGACCTGGTCGCCAAGGTCCGGGCCGCCGTCCCGGACGCGATCCTCAACGGCGACCCGTCGGCCGGGGGCCGGCTGGCCGCCAACGCCCACTTCTCCTTCCCCGGCTGCGACGGCGACTCCCTGCTGATGCTGCTGGACGCCCGGGGCATCGAGTGCTCCACCGGCTCCGCCTGCACCGCAGGCGTCCCGCAGCCCAGCCACGTACTGCTCGCCATGGGCACCGACCCCCTGCTCGCCCGGGGCTCGCTGCGTTTCTCGCTGGGGCACACCTCCACCCAGGCGGACGTGGACGCCCTCGCCGGGGCCATCGGGCCGGTGGCCGAGCGCGCCCGCAGCGCGGGGCTTGTCTGA
- a CDS encoding ABC transporter ATP-binding protein → MTDTVSEGKDIQDNVGATEPLLKVSGLVKHFPINKGLLRRQVGAVRAVDGLDFQVMPGETLGVVGESGCGKSTMGRLITRLLEPTGGKVEFEGRDITHLGTSAMRPMRRDVQMIFQDPYSSLNPRHTVGTIVSAPFRLQKVETEHGTKKAVQDLLELVGLSPEHYNRYPHEFSGGQRQRIGIARALALKPKLVVADEPVSALDVSIQAQVVNLLDDLQSELGLTYVIIAHDLSVIRHVSDRIAVMYLGKIVEIADRESLYGKPMHPYTNALMSAVPVPDPKRRTQRKRILLTGDVPSPISPPSGCRFHTRCWKATEVCKTTEPPLVALRTGHQVACHHPENAPE, encoded by the coding sequence GTGACCGACACCGTGTCCGAAGGCAAGGACATCCAGGACAACGTAGGCGCGACGGAGCCGCTGCTCAAGGTGAGCGGCCTGGTCAAGCACTTCCCGATCAACAAGGGCCTGCTGCGCCGTCAGGTCGGAGCGGTCAGGGCCGTCGACGGGCTCGACTTCCAGGTCATGCCCGGTGAGACGCTGGGCGTGGTGGGCGAGTCGGGCTGCGGCAAGTCCACCATGGGCCGGCTGATCACCCGGCTGCTGGAGCCGACCGGCGGCAAGGTCGAGTTCGAGGGCCGGGACATCACCCACCTGGGTACGTCGGCGATGCGCCCGATGCGGCGCGACGTACAGATGATCTTCCAGGACCCGTACTCCTCGCTGAACCCGCGGCACACGGTCGGCACCATCGTCAGCGCGCCCTTCCGGCTGCAGAAGGTCGAGACCGAGCACGGGACCAAGAAGGCGGTCCAGGACCTGCTGGAACTGGTGGGCCTCAGCCCCGAGCACTACAACCGCTATCCGCACGAGTTCTCCGGCGGCCAGCGGCAGCGCATCGGCATAGCGCGGGCGCTGGCGCTCAAGCCGAAGCTGGTGGTCGCGGACGAGCCGGTCTCGGCGCTGGACGTGTCCATCCAGGCGCAGGTGGTCAACCTGCTCGACGACCTGCAGAGCGAGCTCGGGCTCACGTATGTGATCATCGCGCACGACCTGTCGGTCATCCGGCACGTCTCGGACCGGATCGCGGTGATGTATCTCGGCAAGATCGTGGAGATCGCGGACCGCGAGAGCCTGTACGGCAAGCCGATGCACCCGTACACCAACGCGCTGATGTCCGCGGTGCCGGTGCCGGACCCCAAGCGGCGTACCCAGCGCAAGCGGATCCTCCTCACCGGCGACGTGCCCTCGCCGATCTCCCCGCCCTCGGGCTGCCGGTTCCACACCCGCTGCTGGAAGGCGACGGAGGTCTGCAAGACGACAGAGCCGCCGCTGGTGGCCCTGCGGACCGGCCACCAGGTGGCCTGCCACCACCCGGAGAACGCGCCGGAGTAA
- a CDS encoding PaaX family transcriptional regulator: MNPQSLMLSCFGIHALGHDKALATGGLIELFGRAGVGEDAVRSTLTRMVGRGLLERHRVGRKTYFGITPRAAAVLQDGHDRVWHTGAVNRAWDGTWTLVGFSLPEAWRRERHDLRSRLVWGGFGLLQNGLWVAPGAVDVPALVEGLGLDDHLNVFRGAAATGPTDARAVLESAFDVEAIAKGYRSFLERWSGPLPAPETEGDLARQLLLHTDWLELVRTDPHLPAEHLPENWPAAGAEELFRTLAERYEAPARAEAGLLLDAIPVP; the protein is encoded by the coding sequence GTGAATCCGCAGTCGCTGATGCTGAGCTGCTTCGGCATCCATGCCCTCGGCCACGACAAGGCCCTGGCCACCGGTGGCCTGATCGAGCTGTTCGGCCGGGCCGGGGTCGGCGAGGACGCGGTGCGGTCCACGCTCACCCGGATGGTCGGCCGGGGGCTGCTGGAGCGTCACCGGGTGGGCCGCAAGACGTACTTCGGGATCACGCCGCGCGCCGCCGCCGTGCTCCAGGACGGCCATGACCGGGTCTGGCACACCGGCGCGGTCAACCGGGCCTGGGACGGCACCTGGACGCTGGTCGGCTTCTCCCTCCCCGAGGCCTGGCGGCGCGAGCGGCACGACCTGAGGTCCCGTCTGGTGTGGGGCGGCTTCGGGCTGTTGCAGAACGGGCTGTGGGTGGCCCCGGGTGCCGTGGACGTGCCCGCGCTGGTCGAGGGCCTCGGCCTGGACGACCATCTGAACGTCTTCCGGGGCGCCGCCGCGACCGGCCCCACCGACGCGCGTGCCGTCCTGGAGTCCGCCTTCGACGTGGAGGCCATCGCCAAGGGGTACCGCTCCTTCCTCGAACGCTGGTCAGGCCCTCTGCCCGCCCCCGAGACCGAAGGCGACCTGGCCCGCCAGCTCCTGCTGCACACGGACTGGCTTGAGCTGGTCCGTACCGACCCCCACCTGCCCGCCGAGCATCTGCCGGAGAACTGGCCGGCGGCCGGCGCCGAGGAGCTCTTCCGGACGCTGGCCGAGCGCTACGAGGCCCCGGCCCGCGCGGAGGCGGGCCTGCTGCTGGACGCGATTCCGGTCCCCTGA
- a CDS encoding TIGR00730 family Rossman fold protein — MNICVFLSAADLDARYTEPAREFAELIGKGGHTLVWGGSDVGLMKVMADGVQDNGGRLVGISVEFLAAKARKNADEMVIAADLAERKAQLLARSDAIVVMVGGTGTLDEATEILELKKHGMHAKPVVLLNTAGFYDGLKQQFARMEAEGFLPLPLADLVLFAEDGASALAYIEGAL; from the coding sequence ATGAATATCTGCGTCTTCCTCTCCGCCGCCGACCTGGACGCCCGCTACACCGAACCCGCCCGCGAGTTCGCCGAGTTGATCGGCAAGGGCGGCCACACCCTGGTCTGGGGCGGCTCCGATGTCGGCCTGATGAAGGTGATGGCGGACGGCGTACAGGACAACGGAGGCCGGCTGGTCGGGATCTCGGTGGAGTTCCTGGCCGCCAAGGCGCGTAAGAATGCCGACGAGATGGTGATCGCGGCCGACCTCGCCGAGCGCAAGGCGCAGCTGCTGGCCCGGTCCGACGCGATCGTGGTCATGGTGGGCGGGACGGGGACGCTGGACGAGGCGACGGAGATCCTGGAGCTGAAGAAGCACGGGATGCACGCCAAGCCGGTGGTGCTGCTCAACACGGCGGGCTTCTACGACGGCCTGAAGCAGCAGTTCGCCCGGATGGAGGCGGAGGGCTTCCTGCCGCTGCCGCTGGCCGACCTCGTCCTGTTCGCGGAGGACGGGGCTTCGGCGCTCGCGTATATAGAGGGTGCGTTGTGA
- a CDS encoding methionine synthase yields MPGEDARETARTATGALEALPFLPELPARGPGADMLGRTLGMLVELYARVEPSGWRFGDRPGRDTRRARAWLGEDLDALEEFTQGYEGALKLQAVGPWTLAAGVELRNGEAALSDTGACRDLAGSLAEGLRLHVAEARRRIPGAKLVLQLDEPSLTAVLLGRVRSASGYRTLRAVDRQVVEGTLRDMIGAVGAPVIVHSCAPEVPFALLRRAGVAGISFDFDLLTERDWDNFGEAAEGGTALFAGVVPGVDGPLSDPAGSVSGVRALWRRLGLAPGDLGSSVAVTPSCGLAGASPAYARAALAHCAKAARSLVDNPE; encoded by the coding sequence ATGCCGGGCGAGGACGCCCGCGAGACGGCGCGTACAGCGACGGGCGCGCTGGAGGCACTGCCGTTCCTGCCGGAGCTCCCCGCGAGGGGGCCCGGCGCGGACATGCTGGGGCGCACGCTCGGGATGCTGGTCGAGCTGTACGCCCGCGTCGAGCCCAGCGGCTGGCGGTTCGGGGACCGGCCGGGGCGGGACACCCGGCGGGCGCGGGCCTGGCTGGGGGAGGACCTGGACGCGCTGGAGGAGTTCACGCAAGGGTACGAAGGCGCGCTGAAGCTGCAGGCCGTCGGCCCGTGGACGCTGGCCGCCGGGGTCGAGCTGAGGAACGGCGAGGCCGCGCTCTCGGACACCGGGGCGTGCCGGGACCTGGCCGGGTCGCTGGCCGAGGGGCTGCGGCTGCACGTCGCCGAGGCCCGCCGCCGGATCCCGGGCGCGAAGCTGGTGCTGCAGCTCGACGAGCCCTCGCTGACGGCGGTGCTGCTGGGACGGGTGAGGAGCGCGAGCGGCTACCGGACGCTCCGGGCCGTGGACCGCCAAGTGGTCGAGGGCACTCTGCGCGACATGATCGGGGCCGTCGGGGCGCCGGTGATCGTCCACTCCTGCGCGCCCGAGGTGCCGTTCGCGCTGCTGCGCCGGGCCGGGGTCGCCGGGATCTCCTTCGACTTCGACCTGCTGACGGAGCGTGACTGGGACAACTTCGGGGAGGCGGCCGAGGGCGGCACCGCGCTCTTCGCCGGTGTCGTGCCGGGAGTGGACGGCCCATTGTCAGACCCTGCCGGTAGCGTAAGTGGTGTTCGGGCGCTGTGGCGCAGGCTGGGACTGGCACCGGGGGATTTGGGGAGTTCCGTTGCCGTCACCCCGTCCTGCGGTCTGGCGGGGGCCTCGCCGGCCTACGCCCGTGCCGCGCTCGCGCACTGCGCGAAGGCGGCGCGTTCGCTCGTCGACAACCCAGAGTGA
- a CDS encoding SDR family oxidoreductase, which yields MATHLITGAGSGIGAAVARRLLDRGDELWLLARDAGRAKELAGRYEGARTLVGDLAEPERLSWALSHQELPERLDSLQHIAGIVELGPVGDTTPKTWNQTLAANLVSPAELTRLLLPQLRLARGHILFVNSGAGLNAHAEWGAYAASKHGLKALADALRQEEHGNGVRVTTVYPGRTATPMQAKVHSQEGKEYDASRWIAPESVATAILTAIDLPRDAEINDLTVRPGR from the coding sequence ATGGCGACTCATCTGATCACCGGGGCCGGTTCCGGCATCGGCGCCGCCGTCGCGCGGCGCCTCCTCGACCGGGGCGACGAACTGTGGCTGCTCGCGCGCGACGCGGGCCGGGCCAAGGAACTGGCCGGGCGCTACGAGGGCGCGCGCACCCTCGTAGGAGACCTCGCGGAGCCGGAACGCCTGTCGTGGGCGCTGTCGCACCAGGAACTGCCGGAGCGGCTGGACTCCCTCCAGCACATCGCCGGAATCGTGGAGCTGGGCCCGGTCGGGGACACCACGCCCAAGACCTGGAACCAGACGCTCGCGGCGAATCTGGTCTCGCCCGCCGAGCTGACCCGGCTGCTGCTGCCCCAACTGCGCCTGGCCCGCGGCCATATCCTCTTCGTCAACTCCGGGGCCGGGCTGAACGCGCACGCCGAGTGGGGCGCGTACGCCGCCAGCAAGCACGGCCTCAAGGCGCTCGCCGACGCCCTGCGCCAGGAGGAGCACGGCAACGGGGTGCGGGTCACGACCGTCTACCCGGGCCGCACCGCCACGCCCATGCAGGCGAAGGTGCACAGCCAGGAGGGCAAGGAGTACGACGCCTCGCGCTGGATCGCCCCGGAGTCGGTGGCCACGGCGATCCTGACGGCGATCGATCTGCCGCGCGACGCGGAGATCAACGACCTGACGGTCCGGCCGGGGCGTTAG